The sequence AAACTTAAAAGATGTCCTTTGGGCTTGGGGAAAGACAAAAGGACTTGAAGGGCTTGAAATATACGCCTTTGAAGAAAAGGGGCTTAAAGTTGAAAAAAAAGACCGCAAGCTTGAAACCTTTCAGCCATATCTTGAAAAAGGCGTTGCCATAAGACTTATCAAAAATCATTCCTTGGGTTTTTCTTTCACCACTTCTTTTGATCCAGACGATCTCGTCTTTACCGCAGAAAGGGCTTATGAAATGGCGCTTTCCATGCCAAAAGACGATTACGAATTCCCTGAGCCCCAGGAATATCCAGGGATCGAACCTACAAGAAAAGAATTAATCTCAAGTGAAAAAGCCTTAATGTTGCTTGAGCAAATGGAAGAAGCCGCCTTTTCCTATGATAGCCGTGTGAAGCGCATCCAGGAAGTTGGGCTAAGTCACCGTCAGGGAAGGCTTTTTATGGCCAATAGCAAAGGTGTTGAAGCTTCCTGGTTTTATGGCGGTTTTTCTTTAGTGGCCGTAGTTGTTGCCATGACAGGTGCTGAAGCCCAGATGGGCTGGGAATGGCGTACGGCGCTAACCCCTGAGGAAATCTCTCCAGAAGAAATCGCTCAGAACGCTGCTTTTCGTGCGGTCTCACGCTTAGGGGCCAAACCTCTTGCGTCGCAAAAAGTTCATATTCTTCTGCCTCCGCATATTGCTGTTGAATTTCTTGAGCTCATCTCAGAGGCCCTTTCTGGAGACAACGTGCTTAAAGGCA comes from Thermodesulfatator atlanticus DSM 21156 and encodes:
- a CDS encoding TldD/PmbA family protein, whose amino-acid sequence is MENLKDVLWAWGKTKGLEGLEIYAFEEKGLKVEKKDRKLETFQPYLEKGVAIRLIKNHSLGFSFTTSFDPDDLVFTAERAYEMALSMPKDDYEFPEPQEYPGIEPTRKELISSEKALMLLEQMEEAAFSYDSRVKRIQEVGLSHRQGRLFMANSKGVEASWFYGGFSLVAVVVAMTGAEAQMGWEWRTALTPEEISPEEIAQNAAFRAVSRLGAKPLASQKVHILLPPHIAVEFLELISEALSGDNVLKGKSALAGKLGQSLFPSFVSIVDNGLLLGALGTRPFDDEGVAQRETYLVREGCLEGFLFDSYWGRKAGQGSTGNARRANFKNPPTVGLTNFYLEPGETPRERFFDKLPEVFEVLEVLGMHTADPISGEFSIGVSGLLHRKGEKIPVSGMALSGDVFSLFKGIEALGSDLTFYGNIGSPSILTGKLDLAGG